Proteins from a single region of Sesamum indicum cultivar Zhongzhi No. 13 linkage group LG5, S_indicum_v1.0, whole genome shotgun sequence:
- the LOC105162286 gene encoding uncharacterized protein LOC105162286, translating into MALGDDVPITENEPNLIDVPITKNVEIPVQNNSKKMTEKGKRKMYERFLNESSSEFDDSSDEDYVQGSEGSDSEAPSVVLEDIECESDDDIFLSKNPTKKDLMKKLKRVMHDKNRKKLPERVETEVRENEWASDDGNEDDLVSLEGSDDNENEKHPIFKESDSMKNVNLVVGMKFQNAAQFRVALRDWCIQNGVDIEFLRNEAARVTAKCKVEGCEWRIHASPIQGGPTFQIKSMKDKHTCARTYENRLANASYLAKRIENAIRDNPTIPIQQLKNRIRSKCNVDVSRFKVMRAKKEALQRIKGDDAIRIVVGLL; encoded by the coding sequence ATGGCATTGGGGGATGATGTTCCAATAACTGAAAATGAACCAAATCTCATTGATGTTCCAATAactaaaaatgttgaaattcCAGTTCAAaacaattctaaaaaaatgactgaaaagggaaaaagaaaaatgtatgaaaGATTTTTGAATGAGTCCTCATCGGAATTTGACGATTCATCTGATGAGGATTATGTGCAAGGTAGTGAGGGGAGTGATAGTGAGGCCCCTAGTGTGGTTTTAGAAGATATTGAATGTGAATCTGATGATGATATTTTTCTGtcaaaaaatccaacaaaaaaagacttgatgaaaaaattgaaaagagtgATGCatgacaaaaatagaaaaaaattgcctGAAAGAGTTGAAACTGAAGTTAGAGAAAATGAATGGGCTAGTGATGATGGAAATGAGGATGATTTGGTTAGCTTAGAAGGTAGTGAtgataatgaaaatgaaaagcaccctatttttaaagaatctgattcaatgaaaaatgtaaatcTGGTAGTCGGGATGAAATTCCAAAATGCTGCACAGTTTAGGGTGGCTCTGAGGGATTGGTGCATACAGAATGGGGtagatattgaatttttaagaaatgaagCTGCAAGAGTGACTGCAAAATGTAAAGTGGAGGGTTGTGAATGGAGGATCCATGCCTCACCAATACAAGGTGGACCtacatttcaaattaaatcaatgaaGGACAAGCATACATGTGCAAGAACATATGAAAATAGGCTTGCCAATGCATCTTATCTtgcaaaaagaattgaaaatgcaataaGAGATAATCCAACAATTCCTATtcaacaattgaaaaatagaattcgATCAAAATGCAATGTGGATGTGAGTAGATTTAAGGTGATGAGAGCCAAAAAAGAAGCTTTACAGAGAATCAAGGGGGATGATGCAATACGAATTGTTGTGGGATTACTGTGA